A portion of the Clostridia bacterium genome contains these proteins:
- a CDS encoding split soret cytochrome c precursor, with protein sequence MQNNNLSRRKFMALAAGAAAAGSVFGLSGLKLASAATSVNILVNGVPVNSKGAKIEDGTTLVPVRFVSEALGAKVDWDGATNTVRITTEAGTAATPGVPPALPWTYVELDPAETAKLGYEFYFSHGGCASAAYLAIVSQLKTKVGYPWTTLSDDMWRYGAGGAAGWGTLCGALNSAGMVLGLAAGPQDGNAMINALYEWYSSTELPTKAHEAYCKYPDQITTVPRSPLCHISVSVWANEAGVSASSPEKMDRCAKVSGDTAAKVVEMLNEYWARGGKLDFITVWEPKAEFAHCAGCHTLNNASPKTQQGKMNCITCHDDHTK encoded by the coding sequence GTGCAGAATAACAACCTTTCCCGCCGGAAATTTATGGCTCTTGCCGCGGGAGCCGCAGCCGCCGGCAGTGTTTTTGGGCTCAGCGGCCTCAAATTAGCCTCGGCCGCCACCAGTGTCAACATCCTAGTGAACGGAGTACCGGTGAACTCCAAAGGAGCCAAAATCGAAGACGGCACTACCCTGGTACCGGTGCGGTTTGTTTCCGAAGCCTTGGGTGCAAAAGTGGACTGGGACGGAGCCACCAACACGGTGAGAATCACCACCGAGGCCGGTACCGCCGCTACCCCGGGCGTTCCGCCGGCCCTGCCCTGGACATATGTGGAACTGGACCCTGCTGAAACGGCCAAACTGGGTTATGAGTTTTATTTTTCCCACGGCGGTTGTGCCAGCGCAGCTTATCTGGCCATCGTCAGCCAATTAAAAACAAAAGTGGGTTATCCCTGGACTACCCTGTCCGATGACATGTGGCGGTACGGCGCGGGAGGCGCCGCCGGATGGGGTACCCTCTGCGGTGCATTAAACTCTGCCGGCATGGTGCTGGGGTTGGCGGCAGGCCCCCAAGACGGCAATGCCATGATTAACGCACTGTACGAGTGGTACTCTTCTACCGAATTGCCGACGAAAGCCCACGAAGCTTACTGCAAGTACCCCGACCAAATCACGACTGTCCCCAGGTCTCCTTTGTGCCATATTTCAGTCAGCGTGTGGGCCAACGAGGCCGGGGTCTCTGCGTCCAGCCCGGAAAAGATGGATCGCTGTGCCAAGGTTTCCGGGGATACAGCCGCCAAAGTGGTAGAGATGCTCAACGAGTACTGGGCCAGGGGAGGCAAGCTTGATTTTATCACCGTTTGGGAGCCGAAGGCGGAATTTGCCCACTGCGCCGGCTGCCACACCCTTAACAATGCTTCCCCCAAAACCCAACAGGGCAAGATGAACTGCATCACCTGCCACGACGACCACACTAAATAG
- a CDS encoding CBS domain-containing protein, translating to MIPKQDVVYLPYDATMRQALEKMEYHRYTAVPLIDECGKYVGTLTEGDLLWKIKNTFDFTFESLNRIPLTEVPLRWQNHPVRINATIGDLIERAIEQNFVPVVDDDDVFIGIVRRREIIEYCAKLLSLQREEKTE from the coding sequence ATGATTCCTAAGCAGGATGTGGTTTACCTGCCCTATGACGCTACCATGAGGCAAGCTCTGGAGAAAATGGAGTACCATCGTTATACCGCAGTCCCCCTCATCGATGAATGCGGTAAGTACGTGGGCACCTTAACCGAGGGAGACTTGCTGTGGAAAATAAAAAATACTTTTGACTTCACTTTTGAAAGTCTAAACCGGATTCCGCTGACGGAAGTACCCTTGAGGTGGCAGAATCATCCCGTGCGCATCAATGCCACCATCGGGGATTTAATTGAGCGAGCCATTGAACAGAATTTTGTGCCGGTGGTGGATGATGACGACGTGTTCATCGGCATCGTGCGCCGGCGGGAAATCATCGAATACTGTGCGAAGCTTCTCTCTTTGCAGCGGGAGGAGAAGACAGAGTAA
- a CDS encoding threonine synthase: MYISTRGNYPEISASQAIKVGMVPAGGLFVPTAIPRLSLEEIGSLVGTSYQALAETILARYLDDYTGSEIRSCVAQAYNESSFGAPEVTPLRRLEDGLHILELWHGPTAAFKDVALQLMPHLLSRAVRKVGSQEETVILVATSGDTGKAALEGFKDVPGIRIIVFYPHEGVSKIQQLQMTTTDGANTYVVGVKGNFDDCQTGVKNIFGDKAYAGYLAAQGFALSSANSINWGRLLPQVVYYFSAYLQLVARGVITLGDRINFVVPTGNFGNILAGWYASAMGLPVHKLICASNENKVLADFFASGTYDRRREFRPTISPSMDILISSNLERFLFEMNGRDAAAIQRWMESLQAEGYFAVDPRTKEAMDEVIWGGYATEAETLEAIREVYREYGYTLDPHTAVGMKVYRDYRRATGDTGVTVLAATASPFKFNASVLMAIAGEESLQGLDEFAMLEELARLTGMPVHPGLAGLDRKEVRHHRLAAKDEFRARIEEILGLK; encoded by the coding sequence ATGTACATCAGCACCAGGGGAAATTACCCGGAAATATCGGCCTCGCAAGCCATCAAGGTGGGTATGGTACCCGCCGGGGGATTGTTTGTCCCCACAGCCATTCCCCGGCTTTCCCTTGAGGAAATAGGGAGTTTGGTGGGTACTTCTTATCAAGCACTGGCTGAGACGATCCTAGCCCGTTACCTGGATGATTACACAGGGAGTGAAATCCGGTCTTGCGTAGCCCAAGCGTACAATGAAAGCAGTTTCGGCGCCCCGGAAGTGACGCCCTTGCGCCGGCTGGAGGACGGGCTGCACATCCTGGAATTGTGGCACGGCCCTACGGCGGCCTTTAAGGATGTGGCACTGCAGCTGATGCCGCACTTGTTGTCGAGGGCGGTCCGGAAAGTAGGTTCCCAAGAGGAAACAGTCATTTTGGTGGCTACTTCCGGCGACACCGGCAAAGCCGCCCTGGAGGGTTTCAAAGACGTACCCGGGATCCGGATCATCGTTTTTTACCCCCATGAAGGGGTGAGCAAGATCCAGCAGCTGCAGATGACCACCACCGACGGCGCCAACACTTATGTGGTCGGGGTGAAAGGGAACTTCGACGATTGCCAGACCGGGGTAAAAAACATTTTCGGGGACAAGGCTTACGCCGGTTACCTGGCCGCGCAGGGTTTTGCATTGTCGTCTGCCAACTCCATCAACTGGGGCCGGCTGCTGCCCCAGGTGGTGTATTACTTTTCCGCTTATTTGCAGTTGGTAGCCCGGGGCGTGATCACCCTGGGAGACCGGATCAATTTTGTGGTGCCCACTGGCAACTTCGGCAACATCCTGGCGGGATGGTATGCTTCCGCCATGGGGCTGCCGGTGCACAAGTTGATTTGCGCTTCCAATGAGAACAAAGTACTGGCGGATTTCTTCGCCAGCGGGACTTACGATCGCCGGCGCGAATTCCGCCCGACCATCAGCCCCTCCATGGACATTTTGATTTCCAGCAATTTGGAGCGGTTTCTCTTTGAAATGAACGGGCGGGATGCCGCCGCCATTCAGAGGTGGATGGAGTCCCTGCAGGCGGAAGGATATTTCGCCGTGGATCCCCGGACGAAAGAGGCCATGGATGAGGTGATCTGGGGCGGTTATGCCACCGAGGCGGAAACCCTAGAGGCTATCCGTGAGGTTTACCGGGAATACGGTTATACCCTGGATCCCCATACCGCCGTCGGCATGAAAGTGTACCGGGACTACCGCCGGGCGACCGGGGATACCGGGGTGACGGTACTGGCGGCCACCGCCAGCCCCTTTAAATTCAATGCCAGTGTGCTCATGGCCATTGCCGGGGAGGAGAGCTTGCAGGGTCTGGACGAGTTTGCCATGCTGGAGGAACTGGCACGGCTTACCGGTATGCCGGTGCACCCGGGGTTGGCAGGATTGGACCGGAAAGAGGTGCGCCATCACCGGTTGGCAGCCAAGGATGAGTTTAGAGCCCGGATCGAAGAAATCCTGGGCCTGAAATAG